A window of the Blattabacterium cuenoti genome harbors these coding sequences:
- a CDS encoding C40 family peptidase, giving the protein MECNKKYERIYCKKKKIYRNNSKNYFQFSNKKLFFKEQTKCIIEKAKNYISTPYRYGGSTKTGIDCSAFIKNVFASNKIFLPRISYNQAKKGFFIPKEKIEKGDLLFFSTGISKKINHVGMVIHITNNNIFFIHASTSNGVIISQLYQKYWNHRFIMARRIIYHHNDQLKSLNILSPSKN; this is encoded by the coding sequence AAAGATATATAGAAATAATTCAAAAAATTATTTTCAATTTTCGAATAAAAAACTGTTTTTTAAAGAACAGACAAAATGTATTATAGAAAAAGCTAAAAATTACATATCTACTCCATATAGATATGGAGGGAGCACTAAAACGGGAATAGACTGTTCTGCTTTTATAAAAAATGTTTTTGCTTCTAACAAGATATTCTTACCTCGCATTTCTTATAATCAAGCTAAAAAAGGTTTCTTTATTCCCAAAGAAAAAATAGAAAAAGGAGATTTATTATTTTTTTCTACAGGAATATCTAAGAAAATCAATCATGTAGGAATGGTAATTCATATTACTAATAATAACATATTTTTTATTCACGCATCTACATCCAATGGGGTAATTATATCTCAATTATATCAAAAATACTGGAATCATAGATTCATTATGGCAAGAAGAATTATTTATCATCACAATGATCAATTAAAAAGCCTAAATATTCTAAGTCCTTCCAAAAATTAG
- a CDS encoding 3-phosphoshikimate 1-carboxyvinyltransferase, which translates to MSSYIKIYKKNGSSLYGSISITGSKSISNRLLILKAIYKDDIHIENLSNCEDTEVLKKSLISPYNILDIHHAGTAMRFLTSYFSIQEGKKVILTGSDRMKERPIFILVEALKKLGSKIDYLEKEGFPPIQIFGKKILGGEIDMNAKISSQYISSLMLIASQFKMGLKISLKGNITSIPYIKMTFDLLTLAGIKVDWKERIIHIYPVKNKGKKYFYVESDWSSASYYYSMAAIAKESHIILRSYKNDSLQGDRKVSYIYDKYFGISTVFDKDQNIITLNKKFNFLLPKFIELDLNKTPDLAQTIVVTCAAIGIKCRLKGLETLKIKETDRLQALKEELLKFGVRTKITDSCLEITDLYRKKIDSFIRIKTYQDHRMAMSFSTFGLCFDFLQIENPNVVEKSYPNFWKDLEYLGFLIDHCDDK; encoded by the coding sequence ATGTCTTCTTACATTAAGATTTACAAAAAAAATGGGAGTTCCTTATATGGTTCTATATCTATAACGGGATCTAAAAGTATATCTAATCGTCTTTTAATTTTAAAAGCTATTTATAAAGATGATATTCATATTGAAAATCTTTCTAACTGTGAAGATACAGAAGTACTGAAAAAAAGTTTAATTAGTCCTTATAATATATTAGATATTCATCATGCTGGAACTGCTATGCGTTTTTTAACCTCTTATTTTTCTATACAAGAGGGAAAAAAAGTAATATTAACAGGATCAGATAGAATGAAAGAAAGACCTATTTTTATACTGGTAGAAGCTCTAAAAAAACTAGGATCCAAAATTGATTATTTGGAAAAGGAAGGCTTTCCCCCAATACAAATTTTTGGAAAAAAAATTTTAGGAGGTGAAATAGATATGAATGCAAAAATTAGTAGTCAGTACATAAGTTCTCTGATGTTAATAGCTAGTCAATTTAAAATGGGATTAAAAATTTCTCTCAAAGGAAATATTACATCTATTCCCTATATAAAAATGACTTTTGATTTATTGACTTTAGCCGGAATAAAAGTTGATTGGAAAGAAAGAATTATTCATATTTATCCAGTAAAAAATAAGGGTAAAAAATATTTTTATGTAGAATCAGACTGGAGCTCTGCTTCTTACTATTATTCTATGGCTGCTATTGCAAAAGAAAGCCATATTATTTTACGTTCATATAAAAATGATAGTTTACAAGGAGATAGAAAAGTATCTTATATATATGATAAATATTTTGGAATTTCTACTGTTTTCGATAAAGATCAAAATATAATAACATTAAATAAAAAATTTAATTTTTTATTACCAAAATTTATTGAATTAGATTTAAATAAAACTCCCGATCTTGCTCAAACTATTGTTGTTACTTGTGCTGCTATTGGAATTAAATGTCGCTTAAAAGGATTAGAAACATTGAAAATTAAAGAAACAGATAGATTACAAGCATTAAAAGAAGAGCTTTTAAAATTTGGAGTTAGAACAAAAATTACAGATTCTTGTTTAGAAATAACAGATTTATATAGAAAAAAAATTGATTCTTTTATTAGGATTAAAACTTATCAAGATCATAGAATGGCAATGTCTTTTTCTACATTTGGATTATGCTTTGATTTTCTACAGATAGAAAATCCAAATGTAGTAGAAAAATCATATCCTAATTTTTGGAAGGACTTAGAATATTTAGGCTTTTTAATTGATCATTGTGATGATAAATAA
- a CDS encoding nucleotide pyrophosphohydrolase — MEIKNLQKLVHNWIVDHGIRYFDVLTNTILLSEEVGEVSRIIARNYGEQSNKKNCKRNEDLGEELSDVLFIIACLANQTGIDLDKSFRIKLKKKEIRDHARHHENKKLK; from the coding sequence TTACAAAAATTAGTTCATAATTGGATAGTCGATCATGGAATTCGTTATTTTGATGTGTTAACTAACACAATTCTTTTATCAGAAGAAGTAGGTGAGGTTTCTAGAATTATTGCTAGAAATTATGGAGAACAGTCGAATAAAAAAAATTGTAAAAGAAATGAAGATCTTGGAGAAGAATTATCAGATGTTTTATTTATTATAGCTTGTTTAGCAAATCAGACTGGAATTGATTTGGATAAATCCTTTCGTATAAAATTAAAAAAAAAGGAAATTAGAGATCATGCCAGACATCATGAAAATAAAAAATTAAAATAA